Below is a genomic region from Lampris incognitus isolate fLamInc1 chromosome 2, fLamInc1.hap2, whole genome shotgun sequence.
TATTCACTATCAGATAGAGAGGCAAAACAACAGTTTCAGTTTCACAGTAGGTAACATGGGTTTTAGGATTCCAGATTTCTTTGTCCTAGGTTCAGGCAGGATCCCACCTGCTCCACGTTCTGTCCTTGCCTCTGCATGGCTCGTAGCACGCCCTCATAAGAATAACCCATGCCTACAATGGTTTCCACACACTGACGCTCACTGGGGGTCAAGCTGAGTAGGGCACCGCCGCATGGCAAACCAGTAGGCCCTGATCCTGTGTTGGACTGgggttgaagaaaaaaaataacataGATAGTTAGCTTTGGCTTCATTTTATAGTTTTAATTACACTATTTATTTGAAATGAATTTGTACAACCATATCCCTGGATTAGTCATAAAGTCAGTCAAGTCTGTAATATATTCTGTCATGCTCACTTGCTTTGGTGCACCAATCTTTGTTTGTTCAGCTGACTCTGGAGCAACAATAACTTGGGACGTAGGTAGAACCGGAGGGCTGCCATTAGGTAGGTTCCGTCTGGGAGTAGGGACTGGGATGGGGAGTGGGCTATAACTCACAGGGGAAGGGGCAGAGTCACCAGGATCCGACAGCTTGGGGAAGCTAAGAGAGCGGATGTTGCAGGGCCGATCGTCTGTGTCTAGCCCTCCTCTTATAGGACTCCCAGCTCTGTTCATATCTAGCAAAGCAACAAGGCCATTGGGTTTCTGGGCAAAGCCTGGTTTGGCTAAGAGGCTGGTGTTAGTGCTGGGAGGAGATGGGCTGTTGCGGCATGAAGCTGGTCCAAGCTGGGTGGCCTCTGGCGGGGACACAGGAGGAGGTGGTTGGGGGTGTGGCTGGCTCTGAAGGATGCTGCGGAGCTCTTCCTTATCATCCAAAGTCTTGAGTTCAATCTTGTCAAAGGGGTCCTCCTCTCGCTCAAAGTCAGCCAGGTTAAGGCAGTGCAGCTGAGGAGTGCTCGGCTGCATCTTCCTTGGGCCAAGGCTAGGGGCTGGCAGTGGGGTGAGGATGGCATTATGGCTCAACCCTGCCAGAACAGGGTTCAGTGCTGGGGGTGGAGGGTCCTGGTCCTCTGCAGCTGGCTGGGGTCTctttcctccctcactgtctatATCCTGGGCTTGGGCCACGTGCTCCTTTCTCTCGTCCTCCTGCCTGGCTGCTGCAGCCTCTTCTGCTCTGGCCTCAGCTGCTCTGGCCTCTGCCAGCTCCAACCCCCAGCGCACACTTCGCTTCTCTAGGGAAAAATCATACTGTAGAGACCAGGTGTGGCGGGGGAGGAAGTGGGAAacaaagagaaaagaaagaagttaAAACAAGAAATGAGCAAAGCCACTATGTCTGAAATAAGTCATGGCGCCAGATAACATAAAATGTTGCAACTCCAGCAGTTAAAAACTATGTGGCTACATCCTCCAAAGAATACGCAAGAGTTGTATCATGTTATGCAAAATCTGGCTGCTGTGCCACTTGCAACAAGTCAGCCTGGATGTACTGACCCACCGTTAAAGACATGTAGCAAACTGTGGCTACAGAGCAATGTACGCAGCAGCAATGCAAGTTCGTATAAAAGCCTATGTATACAAAGTTCCTACAAAATCCTCAAAAACAATGTGAGTGGTTGGTTATTAGGCAAAAAAATGgcaactaaaaaataaaaaagtaactGGTTTAGTTGCATGAGATGATGGTTCAGTATATTAAAGCAGACAGTATACCATTGCAAAACAACTAATCTGTATTGTAAAAATTATCTTCACCATTGTTGGTCTCAGTTATCCCAACAGTAAAGAGGTGAATGGCTTTATTCTTTGGCTTTTATCACAAATCGAAACAATAGGATTGTGGAGAGTTGGGGACTTCCCTTTAAGGTTTTCATAAA
It encodes:
- the ubap1 gene encoding ubiquitin-associated protein 1 — encoded protein: MAARKSGSDTYNNGPISYLDDVPFKINDKFCCPAKVGLPVGFCLPNCGSMLADMQYDFSLEKRSVRWGLELAEARAAEARAEEAAAARQEDERKEHVAQAQDIDSEGGKRPQPAAEDQDPPPPALNPVLAGLSHNAILTPLPAPSLGPRKMQPSTPQLHCLNLADFEREEDPFDKIELKTLDDKEELRSILQSQPHPQPPPPVSPPEATQLGPASCRNSPSPPSTNTSLLAKPGFAQKPNGLVALLDMNRAGSPIRGGLDTDDRPCNIRSLSFPKLSDPGDSAPSPVSYSPLPIPVPTPRRNLPNGSPPVLPTSQVIVAPESAEQTKIGAPKQSNTGSGPTGLPCGGALLSLTPSERQCVETIVGMGYSYEGVLRAMQRQGQNVEQVLDYLFVHGRLCERGFDATAVEECLEMYQCSEEKALQFLELMSRFGEMGFEREAIKEVLLVHNNDQDKALEDLMARASAS